DNA from bacterium:
CCCGATGAGGCCGAGAGCATCTGGACCGACATCTGGTATCACGAGGCCCACAACTCAACCGGCCTGGAGGGCAACACCCTCGTCCTGCGAGAAGTTGAGGTTCTTCTCCGCGACGGCAAGGCAGTTGGCAGCAAGGAACTCAAGGACTACCTGGAGGTCAGCGGCTACGCAGCCGCAGCTCAATGGGTGTACAGCCAGGCTTTGAGCTCTGGCCCATGGACCAGCGGCAAGTTGCTCACCCTTACCGAAGTCCGCCATGTTCACCGGCTGGCCATGACGCCCGTCTGGGAAGTTGCTCCACATCCGGACGCCTCCGAAGAGGAAAGCCCGGGCAACTGGCGCCGGCATGACATCCACGCCTTCAAGCACGAGATGAAACCACCGAGCCACACCGAGATACCCGCGCTGGTCCGCGACTGGGTGGATCGCGTCGCCGGCCTGCATCGCGAGCCGTTGCCCATCGCGGAGGCGCTGGCGGCGCGGCATGCGGCGTTCGAACGCATCCATCCCTTCATCGACGGCAACGGCCGCGCCGGCCGTTTGCTCATGAACCTTCTGCTGGTTCGGCTCGGTTACCCGCCCGCGATCATCCTGAAGCGCCGTCGAGATCGCTACCTGGATGCCCTGAACCGCGCCGACCGAGGCGATCCGGGGCCGTTGGGCGAGATCATCGCCCGCG
Protein-coding regions in this window:
- a CDS encoding Fic family protein — encoded protein: MRNLPKTARATSRGRPTREALHVRLAFMVEELKSRLGGLPSPDEAESIWTDIWYHEAHNSTGLEGNTLVLREVEVLLRDGKAVGSKELKDYLEVSGYAAAAQWVYSQALSSGPWTSGKLLTLTEVRHVHRLAMTPVWEVAPHPDASEEESPGNWRRHDIHAFKHEMKPPSHTEIPALVRDWVDRVAGLHREPLPIAEALAARHAAFERIHPFIDGNGRAGRLLMNLLLVRLGYPPAIILKRRRDRYLDALNRADRGDPGPLGEIIARAVLDNLSRFVLPAVAGPAKLVPLEALAAKDLSVVALRNAARRSRLKAVRAEDGTWRSSRQWVDEYRRDRYATLRLPRKRGASSGQKSRPE